From the Euphorbia lathyris chromosome 6, ddEupLath1.1, whole genome shotgun sequence genome, one window contains:
- the LOC136233613 gene encoding metalloendoproteinase 1-like, translated as MFSHLFLAFLLFFSIQPFSSQSRIMKSQPQPFNFLQNMDQLQKGQTVTGLQGVKKYLFKFGYYPTDSIMNDEFDDVFEFAIKTYQNYYKLNITGKLDSDTMMKLNTPRCGVRDITNMTYTTKAIKGTKDMFFSVSAASDVKRWSPEKKQLSYNFKSGIPLDEILSEQEIKTAFSQAFRSWEGASEFKFQEVSKDSSADIVIGFYKGDHGDGDPFDGPGRVSTHTFDPEDGRSHYDGDESWSTNPDNTQMDLQSVAVHELGHALGLAHSQDPKAIMYPTLLSGIIKRELTQVDVNSIKALYSN; from the coding sequence ATGTTTTCCCATCTTTTCTTagccttcctcctcttcttttCAATCCAACCCTTTTCCTCCCAATCCAGAATCATGAAATCTCAACCTCAACCTTTCAATTTCCTCCAAAACATGGACCAACTTCAGAAGGGCCAAACTGTTACTGGTCTTCAAGGGGTCAAAAAATACCTCTTCAAATTTGGATACTATCCTACTGATAGTATCATGAATGACGAATTTGACGATGTCTTCGAGTTCGCAATCAAAACATATCAAAattattataaactcaacatcaCTGGAAAACTagactctgataccatgatGAAATTGAATACACCCCGATGCGGAGTGCGTGATATCACCAACATGACATACACAACAAAAGCAATCAAGGGTACAAAAGATATGTTCTTTAGTGTTTCTGCTGCTAGTGATGTGAAAAGATGGTCACCTGAAAAGAAACAACTGAGCTACAATTTCAAATCTGGAATTCCTTTAGATGAAATCCTGAGTGAGCAAGAAATAAAGACAGCATTCTCACAAGCATTCAGGAGTTGGGAAGGAGCATCAGAATTCAAATTCCAGGAAGTTAGTAAGGATTCATCAGCAGATATTGTGATTGGATTTTATAAAGGGGATCATGGGGATGGTGATCCTTTTGATGGTCCTGGAAGGGTTTCGACTCATACATTCGATCCAGAAGATGGTAGATCACATTATGATGGTGATGAGAGTTGGAGTACTAATCCTGATAATACACAGATGGATCTGCAATCTGTTGCTGTTCATGAATTAGGACATGCTCTTGGTCTTGCTCATAGCCAGGATCCAAAGGCGATTATGTACCCAACACTTCTATCTGGAATTATTAAAAGAGAGCTCACTCAGGTTGATGTTAATTCCATAAAAGCTTTGTACTCTAATTAG
- the LOC136231835 gene encoding protein NRT1/ PTR FAMILY 5.8-like yields the protein MAERINELNKSCFLLMVLAGIERFAFKGVASNLVTYLTDVVKMRNSAAAKTVNNWCGFTFILPLFVASLADSCGDKYPTIMASSFLYLLGLLALTWTALTWAWYPANSLSSTFLFSSLCLISLGQGGYNPSLQAFGADQIDTEDQIPCSKNEKKLNKKSLFFQWWYFAVCGGSLLGVTLMSYIQDTFGWVLGFAIPTLAMLMSTALFWCGSRIYVYKMDEKSDQFPSRNVVRAIKELASRIVNYRITLPNDKPQVTELELEGKPLCSQNVESIPGSNVDPRTGIENIKVVLRLVPMWTMLLMFAVIFQQPATFFTKQGETMQRNISSNFKIPPATLQSAITLSIILLMPLYDSIFTPIARIITGNKNGINVMQRMGIGMVLSIIAMVIAALVERKRLQMIRKMSILWLLPQYILLGVSDIFTVVGMQEFFYSEVPVRMKTMGIALYTSVFGVGSFLSALLISLVEIFSSSRGGQSWFIDDMSKARLDKYYWLLAFLSTLSMVFYVILCRFYRSASDLDNEDSK from the exons ATGGCTGAAAGGATAAATGAACTCAACAAGTCATGTTTTCTTCTCATGG TGTTAGCAGGTATAGAGAGATTTGCATTCAAAGGGGTTGCATCCAATTTGGTAACTTATCTTACAGATGTAGTGAAGATGAGGAATTCAGCTGCTGCTAAGACTGTAAATAATTGGTGTGGTTTCACTTTTATTTTGCCTCTTTTTGTTGCTTCTCTTGCTGATTCTTGTGGGGATAAGTATCCTACAATCATGGCCTCTTCTTTCCTCTATCTtctg GGATTATTGGCATTAACTTGGACAGCATTGACATGGGCATGGTATCCTGCTAATAGTCTAAGCTCAACATTCCTGTTTTCATCACTGTGCCTGATTTCATTAGGCCAAGGAGGGTATAACCCTTCTCTACAGGCCTTTGGGGCAGATCAAATTGACACAGAAGATCAAATTCCCTGCtccaaaaatgaaaagaaattgaataaaaagaGTTTGTTCTTTCAATGGTGGTATTTTGCTGTTTGTGGTGGTAGTCTATTAGGTGTTACATTGATGTCTTATATCCAAGACACTTTTGGCTGGGTTCTTGGATTTGCTATCCCAACTTTAGCAATGCTTATGTCCACTGCACTATTCTGGTGTGGCAGCAGAATTTATGTGTATAAAATGGACGAGAAATCGGATCAATTTCCCTCGCGAAATGTTGTTCGTGCCATTAAGGAATTAGCTTCAAGAATAGTCAATTACAGGATCACATTGCCAAATGACAAACCTCAAGTTACTGAGCTAGA GCTTGAAGGAAAACCCCTTTGTTCTCAGAATGTAGAGAGTATCCCGGGTTCGAATGTTGATCCAAGAACCGGAATCGAAAACATCAAAGTAGTACTACGCCTTGTTCCTATGTGGACAATGCTACTAATGTTTGCTGTAATATTTCAACAGCCTGCTACATTCTTCACCAAACAAGGCGAAACAATGCAGAGAAATATCAGCAGCAACTTCAAAATCCCCCCAGCGACATTGCAGAGCGCGATTACTCTCTCCATAATCCTCCTCATGCCTTTATACGACTCAATCTTCACCCCAATCGCGCGGATAATCACTGGCAACAAAAACGGAATCAATGTGATGCAAAGAATGGGGATAGGAATGGTTCTATCCATCATAGCTATGGTAATCGCTGCGTTGGTTGAACGAAAAAGGCTCCAAATGATCCGAAAAATGAGCATACTGTGGCTGTTGCCGCAGTACATTCTGCTAGGGGTTTCGGATATATTTACCGTAGTTGGAATGCAGGAGTTTTTTTACAGTGAAGTTCCAGTAAGAATGAAGACAATGGGAATTGCATTGTATACAAGTGTGTTTGGAGTAGGGAGTTTCTTGAGTGCTTTACTGATATCTCTAGTTGAGATATTCAGCAGTTCAAGAGGAGGGCAGAGCTGGTTCATAGATGATATGAGCAAGGCTCGTTTAGATAAATACTATTGGCTCCTGGCCTTTTTGAGTACATTGAGCATGGTGTTTTATGTAATATTGTGTAGATTTTACAGGAGTGCTAGTGATTTGGATAATGAGGATTCTAAATGA